In a single window of the Terriglobus roseus genome:
- a CDS encoding glycosyltransferase WbsX family protein, with translation MDRRDFIVGAGAVLLNAGSASGLAPRPDDDIVVAAYYFGNFHVDPRNEKAHGAGWTEWNLVKAAQPKFPGHHQPKVPVWGYGDEAAPEVFKKKIAAAKDHGVDALIFDWYWYEDGPFLNRALDEGYLKAENAQDVKFALMWANHDWIDLHPAKLDSSGDVQYHGGVSRKAFDAMCDRVVELFRHPSYLKIGGKPYFSLYEMFRFVQGMGGVSQAAASLDVLRQKAIAAGFQGVHINAVTWGVKLLPGEADVKNLPELLKQLHVDSTTSYVWIHHAQLASKLTTEYADVRQQYERYRDHAAAELGCPYFPNVTVGWDASPRTCQTDNFRVSGYPFTSVVVNNTPRDFEESLRSAKEFAMSKLPEGKRLITLNSWNEWTEGSYLEPDTQNGAAYLDAVRRVFFRS, from the coding sequence ATGGATCGCCGTGATTTTATCGTCGGAGCCGGTGCGGTATTGCTGAACGCAGGGAGCGCTTCAGGACTGGCGCCGAGGCCAGACGATGACATCGTCGTTGCAGCGTATTACTTTGGCAACTTTCATGTCGATCCACGAAATGAGAAGGCACACGGCGCGGGATGGACGGAATGGAACCTGGTGAAGGCGGCACAGCCGAAGTTTCCGGGGCACCATCAACCGAAGGTGCCAGTGTGGGGTTACGGCGACGAGGCGGCGCCGGAGGTCTTCAAGAAGAAGATTGCTGCGGCGAAGGATCACGGTGTGGATGCGCTGATCTTCGATTGGTATTGGTATGAGGACGGGCCGTTTCTCAACCGAGCGCTGGACGAAGGGTACCTGAAAGCAGAGAACGCTCAGGATGTGAAGTTTGCACTGATGTGGGCGAACCATGATTGGATCGATCTGCATCCTGCGAAGCTGGATAGCTCTGGAGATGTGCAGTATCACGGTGGCGTGTCGCGGAAAGCATTCGATGCAATGTGTGATCGAGTGGTGGAGTTGTTCCGGCACCCTTCATATTTGAAGATCGGCGGCAAACCTTACTTCTCACTCTATGAGATGTTTCGTTTCGTCCAGGGGATGGGAGGCGTGTCGCAGGCGGCAGCCTCGCTGGATGTGCTACGGCAGAAGGCGATAGCGGCAGGCTTCCAGGGTGTCCACATAAATGCAGTGACGTGGGGCGTGAAGCTATTGCCCGGCGAAGCGGACGTGAAGAACCTGCCCGAATTGCTGAAACAGTTGCATGTGGACAGCACAACGTCCTACGTGTGGATTCATCATGCACAGCTTGCGAGTAAGTTGACGACAGAGTATGCGGACGTGCGGCAGCAGTACGAAAGGTACCGAGATCACGCCGCGGCGGAGTTGGGCTGCCCATACTTCCCGAACGTCACGGTGGGCTGGGATGCATCGCCACGCACATGCCAGACGGACAACTTTCGCGTGAGCGGGTATCCATTCACGTCGGTGGTCGTTAACAATACGCCGCGGGACTTTGAGGAGTCGTTGCGTTCTGCAAAGGAGTTTGCAATGTCGAAGCTGCCTGAAGGGAAGCGGTTGATCACGCTCAATTCGTGGAACGAATGGACCGAAGGCAGCTATCTTGAGCCGGACACGCAAAACGGCGCAGCTTATCTTGATGCGGTGCGCAGGGTGTTTTTTCGTTCGTAA